The following proteins come from a genomic window of Varunaivibrio sulfuroxidans:
- a CDS encoding CmpA/NrtA family ABC transporter substrate-binding protein, which translates to MRTVLAALALVGVFGGVLGGVFGGVMPSLAQAKPLKLEKEELKFGFIKLTDMAPLAIAYEKGYFEDEGLYVTLEPQANWKVLLDRTIDGELDGAHMLAGQPLGATIGIGTKAKIITAFSMDLNGNAITVSNDVWKRMKKYVPKDASGKPIHPIKADALKPVVDAYKAEGKPFNMGMVFPVSTHNYELRYWLAAGGIRPGYYAPSDISGQIMADAYLSVTPPPQMPATMEAGTISGYCVGEPWNQQAVFKGIGVPVVTDYGIWKNNPEKVFGVSAAWAKKYPNTHLAVIKALIRAAIWLDANHNANRSEAVKILARPEYVGADAKVIANSMTGTFEYEKGDKRSVPDFNVFFRYFATYPYYSDAIWYLTQMRRWGQIPEAKPDSWYAKIAKEVYRPDIYLKAAKMLVDEGKASKKDFPWMSDGYRPPQSHFIDNIVYDAHKPNAYLEKFKIGLKGNERIEGGKIVGKP; encoded by the coding sequence GTGCGTACCGTTTTGGCGGCGCTGGCGCTCGTAGGCGTCTTCGGGGGCGTCCTCGGGGGCGTCTTCGGGGGCGTCATGCCCTCTCTTGCTCAAGCCAAACCGTTAAAGCTGGAAAAGGAAGAATTGAAGTTTGGCTTCATCAAGTTGACCGACATGGCCCCCCTGGCGATAGCCTACGAGAAGGGCTATTTCGAGGACGAGGGGCTGTATGTCACCTTGGAGCCTCAGGCCAACTGGAAGGTTCTTCTCGATCGCACCATTGACGGCGAGTTGGACGGCGCGCACATGCTGGCGGGTCAGCCTCTGGGCGCGACCATCGGCATCGGCACCAAGGCCAAGATCATCACCGCCTTCAGCATGGATTTGAACGGCAACGCGATCACCGTGTCCAATGACGTGTGGAAGCGAATGAAGAAATACGTGCCCAAGGATGCGTCGGGCAAGCCGATCCACCCGATCAAGGCCGATGCGCTGAAGCCGGTGGTCGATGCGTACAAGGCCGAAGGCAAGCCGTTCAACATGGGCATGGTGTTTCCTGTTTCGACCCATAACTACGAACTGCGCTATTGGTTGGCGGCGGGGGGCATCCGGCCCGGCTATTACGCGCCGTCGGACATTTCCGGTCAGATCATGGCCGACGCCTATCTGTCGGTGACGCCGCCGCCGCAGATGCCGGCGACCATGGAGGCGGGGACCATTTCGGGCTACTGCGTCGGCGAGCCGTGGAACCAGCAGGCCGTGTTCAAAGGCATCGGCGTGCCGGTGGTGACCGATTACGGTATCTGGAAAAACAACCCGGAAAAAGTTTTCGGCGTTTCCGCGGCCTGGGCGAAGAAATACCCCAATACCCATCTCGCCGTGATTAAGGCGTTGATCCGCGCCGCCATCTGGCTCGATGCGAACCACAACGCCAATCGTTCCGAGGCGGTCAAGATACTGGCCAGGCCGGAATACGTCGGGGCCGACGCCAAGGTGATCGCCAACTCGATGACCGGCACCTTCGAATACGAAAAGGGCGACAAGCGTTCGGTGCCCGATTTCAACGTCTTCTTCCGTTATTTCGCGACCTATCCGTACTATTCCGACGCTATTTGGTACCTCACCCAGATGCGCCGTTGGGGGCAAATTCCCGAGGCCAAACCCGACAGTTGGTACGCCAAGATCGCCAAGGAAGTCTATCGCCCGGACATCTATCTGAAGGCGGCGAAAATGCTGGTCGATGAAGGCAAGGCCTCGAAAAAGGATTTTCCCTGGATGTCGGACGGCTACCGTCCGCCGCAAAGCCACTTCATCGACAATATCGTCTACGACGCCCACAAGCCCAACGCCTATCTCGAAAAATTCAAGATCGGCCTGAAGGGGAACGAGCGGATCGAAGGCGGGAAGATCGTCGGAAAGCCATAA
- a CDS encoding ABC transporter permease: MSTLVATISRIAPFPALLGEISREQAAKWFWRSVAVPVIAFAIFLGLWQETSKQIVTSLGTIPGPVEVVKEAHILWADHLHQRAKEAAFDVRQEKRNAAKLAENPNAVIKWHAYTGKPTYIDQIFTSIKTVFAGFLLGTIIAIPLGIVCGLSPLVNAALNPLIQIFKPVSPLAWLPLVTIMVSALYVSSDPMFEKSFLTSAITVTLCSLWPTLINTSLGVASIDKDLMNVSRVLQLNWRTKVFKMILPSSLELIFTGLRLSLGVGWMVLIAAEMLAQNPGLGKFVWDEFQNGSSHSLARIMVAVFTIGIIGFGLDRIMLSLQNFFTFSEKR; this comes from the coding sequence ATGTCTACTCTTGTCGCTACGATATCGCGAATAGCCCCGTTCCCGGCCTTGCTTGGCGAGATCAGCCGGGAACAAGCGGCCAAATGGTTTTGGCGCTCGGTTGCGGTTCCGGTTATCGCCTTCGCCATTTTCCTCGGTCTTTGGCAGGAAACCTCGAAGCAGATCGTCACCAGCCTGGGCACCATCCCGGGGCCGGTCGAGGTCGTCAAGGAAGCGCACATCCTGTGGGCCGATCATCTTCACCAGCGCGCCAAGGAGGCGGCCTTCGACGTCCGCCAGGAAAAGCGCAACGCCGCCAAATTGGCGGAAAACCCCAACGCCGTCATCAAGTGGCATGCCTATACCGGTAAGCCGACCTACATCGATCAAATTTTCACCAGTATCAAGACCGTTTTCGCGGGCTTTCTGTTGGGAACGATCATCGCCATTCCGCTCGGTATCGTGTGCGGCCTCAGTCCGTTGGTGAACGCGGCGCTCAATCCGCTGATCCAGATTTTCAAGCCGGTTTCGCCGTTGGCGTGGTTGCCCTTGGTGACGATCATGGTCAGCGCCCTTTATGTCTCCAGCGATCCGATGTTCGAAAAATCCTTTCTCACCTCGGCGATCACGGTGACGCTGTGTTCGTTGTGGCCGACGTTGATCAACACCTCGTTGGGGGTGGCGTCGATCGACAAGGACCTGATGAACGTCAGCCGGGTTTTGCAGCTGAACTGGCGCACCAAGGTTTTCAAAATGATTTTGCCGTCGTCGCTGGAACTGATTTTCACCGGCCTCCGGCTGTCGTTGGGGGTGGGCTGGATGGTGCTGATCGCCGCCGAGATGCTGGCGCAGAACCCGGGCCTCGGGAAATTCGTCTGGGACGAATTCCAGAACGGCAGCTCGCATTCGTTGGCGCGGATCATGGTCGCGGTGTTCACGATCGGGATCATCGGTTTCGGCCTCGATCGCATCATGCTGTCGTTGCAGAATTTTTTCACATTCAGCGAAAAACGCTAA